A portion of the Sphaerochaeta sp. genome contains these proteins:
- the rpsB gene encoding 30S ribosomal protein S2, giving the protein MSVVTMKSLLESGVHFGHQTKRWNPKMARYIYSQRNGIHIIDLQKTSACLVVAYDAIRQVVKSGKTVLFVGTKKQAQQAIEEQAKRCGMPYVNTRWLGGMLTNFATIKKSIANLKKIEKMESDGTFDSLTKKEVALLTKEKNKLQKNLGGIKDMKDLPGALFIIDTKKEAIAVAEAKRLGIPVVAVVDTNCDPTDITYPIPGNDDAIRAISLFVEIIANAVIDADNETGIQIVESLDDVPEPQGTEAAGEPQEALDKENEGIVFSSDEKTDYSKFEEKDDKKDDAEDDVDSKKDGIEVDEEKLYKE; this is encoded by the coding sequence ATGTCCGTAGTTACCATGAAGAGCCTGCTCGAGTCAGGCGTGCATTTCGGTCACCAGACAAAGCGCTGGAATCCGAAAATGGCCCGTTACATCTATAGTCAGAGAAACGGGATTCATATCATCGATTTGCAGAAAACATCCGCGTGCCTTGTCGTGGCGTATGACGCCATCCGGCAGGTTGTCAAATCGGGAAAAACCGTGCTGTTCGTCGGCACCAAGAAGCAGGCCCAACAGGCCATCGAGGAGCAGGCCAAACGGTGCGGAATGCCGTACGTCAACACCCGCTGGCTGGGTGGTATGTTGACCAACTTCGCCACCATCAAGAAATCCATCGCCAATCTGAAGAAGATCGAGAAGATGGAGAGTGACGGAACCTTTGACTCCCTGACCAAGAAGGAAGTCGCCTTGCTGACCAAAGAGAAGAACAAGTTGCAGAAGAACCTCGGTGGCATCAAAGACATGAAGGACCTGCCTGGCGCCCTGTTCATCATCGACACCAAGAAGGAAGCGATCGCCGTCGCTGAAGCCAAACGGCTTGGCATCCCGGTGGTCGCCGTCGTCGACACCAACTGCGACCCCACCGACATCACCTACCCCATTCCGGGCAATGATGATGCCATCAGGGCGATCAGCCTGTTCGTGGAAATCATCGCCAACGCAGTGATCGACGCGGACAACGAGACGGGCATCCAGATCGTCGAATCCCTGGATGACGTTCCGGAGCCCCAGGGCACGGAAGCGGCGGGCGAGCCGCAGGAAGCGCTTGACAAGGAAAATGAAGGCATCGTGTTCTCCAGCGATGAGAAGACCGACTACTCCAAGTTTGAGGAGAAGGACGACAAGAAGGATGATGCCGAGGATGACGTTGATTCCAAGAAAGACGGGATCGAGGTCGACGAAGAGAAACTGTACAAGGAGTGA
- the uppS gene encoding polyprenyl diphosphate synthase, which produces MTVGTNPVPTHLGIIMDGNGRWAKARNLPRTAGHLEGLKAVKRVVVACRDQGIPYVTLYVFSTENWKRSDQEVGYLMSLLASKLHGELLFFLQQGIRILVRGDVEGLPAAVQDSIRDTEERTKDLTRITCSLAINYGGRDEIVRSVNRVLAQGVCAITAEQITQHLDLPSIPPVDMIVRSAGEKRISNFLLWDSAYAELASYDKLWPDWDAADIRQVCEEYAKRVRKFGGVV; this is translated from the coding sequence ATGACGGTGGGAACCAATCCCGTCCCTACCCATCTGGGCATCATCATGGATGGCAACGGCAGATGGGCGAAGGCACGCAATCTTCCCCGGACCGCTGGTCATCTGGAAGGGTTGAAGGCGGTCAAACGGGTCGTGGTTGCCTGCAGGGACCAGGGAATCCCCTACGTCACCTTGTACGTATTCTCCACGGAGAACTGGAAGCGGAGTGATCAGGAAGTCGGGTATCTGATGAGCCTGCTTGCTTCCAAGCTCCATGGGGAGCTTTTGTTTTTTCTCCAGCAGGGCATCCGGATTCTGGTTCGAGGGGATGTGGAAGGACTTCCCGCCGCGGTGCAGGATTCCATCCGGGATACCGAGGAACGCACCAAGGATCTGACGCGGATAACCTGCTCGTTGGCCATCAATTACGGCGGACGGGACGAAATTGTCCGCTCCGTCAATCGGGTGCTTGCACAAGGGGTCTGCGCCATTACCGCGGAACAAATCACCCAACATTTGGACTTGCCCTCCATCCCTCCGGTGGATATGATAGTAAGAAGTGCTGGGGAGAAGCGGATCAGCAACTTTCTGTTGTGGGACAGCGCATACGCCGAACTGGCATCATACGACAAACTTTGGCCCGATTGGGATGCGGCGGATATCAGACAGGTCTGTGAGGAGTACGCAAAACGGGTCAGGAAATTCGGAGGGGTGGTATGA
- a CDS encoding ABC-F family ATP-binding cassette domain-containing protein, protein MATLQVRDVRLAFGDRDILDGVSFTLTSQSRTALCGANGSGKSTLLKVISGEIKPDSIDITKTRGMTIAYLPQSDIVLGSDTAYREVEKGFSRSEELIEEKDAIGEKLQHTSEGDRTEGMLERIRQIEEELLSSGYYNRTMKIGQVMAGLGFEPSDADRPCAEFSGGWQMRIALARTLVEHADLMLLDEPTNYLDIEALTWLKNYLKVYKGGLLLVSHDQGFLDDTVNEVFELFAGKLKRYAGNYTQYQAQREMEIKELEAKAKAQAELVGKTEQFIERFRYKATKSKQVQSRIKQLDKLEEIQVPGHLKQLEFSFPPAPHSGNDVMKVDHLTKHYGDIDVFDDLSFFIHKGDRLAVTGRNGAGKSTLLRMLVGKETEYQGTITLGAGVVIGYYAQEAETTLDPKNTVLEELSTVATTSDLPKLRTYLGSFLFQGDDVFKSVSVLSGGERSRLALLKILLHPVNLLVLDEPTNHLDINAKQMLMEALKQYDGTMVFVSHDTYFISHVANRILYLNHGQAPQFFEGDWEYFSYKLNEKEKYEELQDSGKPEKEEKAGALSYKEANKLRNRIISLQRQCQDKQDEAARLEETIKALEAEMEKPAVYSDPKRITEVMRSKTKAEADKEAAEDAWFSLQEELEGLKAQAGA, encoded by the coding sequence ATGGCGACGCTTCAGGTGCGGGACGTACGTCTCGCCTTTGGTGACAGGGATATCCTGGACGGCGTGTCATTCACCCTCACCAGCCAGTCACGTACCGCCCTGTGCGGCGCCAACGGTTCCGGCAAAAGCACACTCTTGAAGGTGATCAGCGGCGAGATCAAGCCGGATTCCATCGACATCACCAAGACCCGCGGCATGACGATCGCCTATCTCCCCCAAAGCGACATAGTCCTTGGCTCCGACACGGCATATCGGGAAGTGGAGAAAGGATTCAGCCGCTCCGAGGAACTGATTGAAGAAAAGGACGCCATCGGGGAAAAACTCCAACATACATCGGAAGGAGACCGGACGGAAGGAATGCTGGAACGCATCCGTCAGATCGAAGAGGAACTGCTCTCTTCCGGATACTACAACCGCACCATGAAGATCGGGCAGGTGATGGCGGGCCTGGGATTCGAACCGTCGGACGCCGACCGTCCCTGCGCAGAGTTCTCCGGCGGCTGGCAGATGCGCATCGCCTTGGCGCGCACGCTGGTGGAGCACGCCGATCTGATGCTTCTGGACGAGCCGACCAACTACCTGGACATCGAAGCGCTCACCTGGCTGAAGAACTACCTGAAGGTTTACAAAGGAGGACTCCTGCTCGTCAGCCATGACCAGGGGTTCCTGGATGATACGGTCAACGAGGTGTTCGAGCTGTTTGCGGGAAAACTGAAACGGTACGCCGGCAACTACACCCAGTACCAAGCCCAGCGGGAGATGGAGATCAAGGAACTGGAGGCCAAAGCCAAAGCGCAGGCGGAGCTGGTGGGCAAGACGGAACAGTTCATCGAACGGTTCCGCTACAAGGCGACCAAATCCAAACAGGTCCAATCCCGGATCAAACAGCTGGACAAGCTGGAAGAGATCCAGGTTCCGGGACATCTGAAACAGCTTGAGTTCTCCTTCCCTCCCGCCCCGCATTCAGGAAACGATGTGATGAAGGTGGACCACCTGACCAAACATTACGGGGACATCGACGTCTTTGATGACCTGTCGTTCTTCATCCACAAAGGGGATCGCCTTGCCGTCACCGGCCGCAACGGAGCAGGGAAAAGCACGTTGCTGCGCATGCTGGTCGGCAAAGAGACGGAGTACCAGGGGACGATCACCCTCGGTGCCGGCGTGGTGATCGGCTACTACGCCCAGGAGGCGGAGACGACGCTGGATCCCAAGAACACCGTGCTGGAAGAGCTTTCCACCGTGGCGACGACCTCCGACCTTCCCAAGCTCCGCACCTACCTTGGCTCGTTCCTGTTCCAAGGAGACGATGTGTTCAAGTCCGTCTCCGTCCTCTCCGGCGGAGAGCGGAGCCGGTTGGCCCTTCTGAAGATCCTGCTCCATCCGGTCAACCTGCTGGTGCTGGACGAGCCGACCAACCACTTGGACATCAACGCCAAGCAGATGCTGATGGAAGCGTTGAAGCAGTATGACGGCACGATGGTGTTCGTCAGCCACGACACCTATTTCATCAGCCATGTGGCAAACCGGATCCTGTACCTGAACCACGGACAGGCGCCCCAGTTCTTTGAAGGGGACTGGGAGTATTTCTCCTACAAGCTCAACGAAAAGGAGAAGTACGAGGAACTGCAGGATTCCGGAAAACCGGAGAAAGAGGAAAAAGCGGGGGCGCTCTCCTACAAGGAAGCGAACAAGCTGCGCAACCGGATCATTTCGCTGCAACGCCAGTGTCAGGACAAACAGGACGAGGCTGCCCGTCTGGAGGAGACGATCAAGGCGCTGGAAGCGGAGATGGAGAAGCCTGCCGTCTATTCCGATCCCAAACGGATCACCGAGGTGATGCGTTCCAAAACGAAGGCGGAAGCGGACAAAGAGGCGGCGGAAGATGCGTGGTTCTCCCTGCAGGAAGAACTGGAAGGGCTGAAAGCCCAGGCAGGCGCATGA
- a CDS encoding Maf family nucleotide pyrophosphatase: MKTLATRFPRLILASQSPARREILCKEGIDVTVMPTGADESTTITEPKERVRLLALKKLSTFLSVHPNPPLPVLACDTLVSLDGAFIGKAKDRDEAYQQLFRFSAKRQMVESGWALYEDGHTFSGADAAFVTFRTLDKETIEGYLDTGEWRGAAGSYRIQGKGDALIASVEGDVNTVVGLPLLALRAAFL, translated from the coding sequence ATGAAAACCCTCGCCACCCGCTTTCCCCGCCTGATCCTCGCCTCCCAATCCCCAGCCCGGAGGGAAATCCTCTGCAAGGAAGGGATTGACGTGACCGTCATGCCCACCGGAGCGGATGAATCCACCACCATCACCGAACCAAAGGAACGGGTCCGGCTCCTTGCGTTGAAAAAACTCTCCACGTTCCTCTCCGTCCACCCCAATCCCCCTCTTCCCGTCCTTGCCTGCGATACGTTGGTCTCGCTGGACGGCGCGTTCATCGGAAAGGCGAAGGATCGGGACGAGGCATACCAACAGCTGTTCCGGTTCTCGGCAAAGCGGCAGATGGTGGAAAGCGGTTGGGCGTTGTACGAAGATGGACACACCTTCTCAGGAGCGGATGCGGCGTTCGTTACGTTCCGTACGCTGGACAAGGAAACGATCGAGGGCTATCTGGATACCGGGGAATGGCGGGGAGCCGCGGGTTCCTATCGGATCCAGGGAAAAGGAGACGCGTTGATCGCCTCCGTTGAAGGAGATGTCAACACGGTGGTAGGACTTCCGCTCCTGGCGCTTCGCGCGGCGTTCCTGTAA
- the dxr gene encoding 1-deoxy-D-xylulose-5-phosphate reductoisomerase: MKDVIILGATGSIGTTALNAIRTHHLPLHVVGLSCHTQKDRLQDLGPEFPDAKRCLTGGKWTEGYSGFPGLRQMLQETKADIVLNGISGFDGLPASVYALEAGKDLALANKESVVCGWSFLFDLAKKHHCAIIPVDSEHSAIYQLLNGQHPEEVDTLVITASGGPFRTWSEEQMHHVTVQDALNHPTWKMGKKITIDSATLANKGMEVIEASKLFGFPPQKIEVVVHPQSIVHSMIRMKSGAVYAQLGMPDMSLPIISALLPGTTAPLVSPLDFSHLSLTFEAPDFKRFPLLELTYHVLEQGGAASLAFNAADEVAVSAFLSGKIAFSDITDIVETTVAHADAQAPRDLSEAVSLNKRYRSFAGGFPCACFS; encoded by the coding sequence ATGAAGGACGTCATCATCCTGGGAGCGACCGGTTCGATCGGCACGACGGCGCTCAACGCCATCCGAACCCATCACCTCCCCCTTCATGTCGTTGGACTCTCCTGCCACACCCAGAAGGACAGACTGCAGGATCTGGGGCCAGAGTTTCCTGACGCGAAACGTTGTCTGACTGGTGGCAAATGGACGGAAGGGTATTCCGGTTTTCCCGGTTTGAGGCAAATGCTCCAGGAAACCAAAGCGGATATCGTTCTCAATGGCATCAGTGGGTTTGACGGGCTTCCCGCCTCAGTCTATGCCCTTGAGGCAGGCAAAGACCTGGCGTTAGCCAACAAGGAAAGCGTTGTCTGCGGCTGGAGTTTTCTGTTTGACCTTGCCAAGAAACACCACTGCGCCATCATCCCGGTGGACAGCGAACACAGCGCCATCTACCAGTTGCTCAACGGACAGCATCCCGAAGAAGTGGATACGCTGGTCATCACGGCAAGCGGTGGTCCGTTCCGAACGTGGAGTGAGGAACAGATGCACCATGTGACCGTCCAGGACGCGCTCAACCACCCCACGTGGAAGATGGGGAAAAAGATCACTATTGATTCGGCGACGCTGGCCAACAAAGGGATGGAGGTAATCGAAGCGAGCAAGCTGTTCGGATTTCCACCCCAGAAGATTGAAGTGGTGGTTCATCCCCAGTCCATCGTCCATTCGATGATCCGCATGAAGAGCGGCGCCGTATACGCCCAGCTTGGGATGCCGGACATGAGCCTGCCCATCATCAGCGCGCTCCTTCCCGGCACCACGGCACCGTTGGTTTCCCCATTGGATTTCTCCCACCTCTCCCTCACCTTTGAAGCACCAGATTTCAAGCGGTTTCCGCTTCTGGAACTGACCTACCATGTGCTGGAACAAGGAGGGGCGGCTTCCCTTGCGTTCAATGCCGCCGATGAGGTGGCGGTCTCGGCGTTCCTTTCCGGCAAAATCGCCTTTTCCGATATCACCGACATTGTGGAGACGACCGTCGCCCATGCGGACGCTCAGGCTCCCCGCGACCTTTCCGAAGCGGTCTCCCTGAACAAACGCTATCGTTCCTTCGCCGGAGGTTTCCCGTGCGCATGCTTCTCCTGA
- the rseP gene encoding RIP metalloprotease RseP codes for MLLLKYLIGYVGIGVVVIFHELGHLIVARLCGISVEIFSFGFGPKLWGTKAGKTEFRLSLIPFGGYCRMKGSDDLQRALETKSKTFGRSEAGSLFSVEPYKRLFTYAAGPLFNLFLAAIIYAVLASVPVNVLSTPAAIVTVNDYPTLFQNADSPAYASGLRSGDLVLAFDDIPVRDYQQLEELLASATRESHRFTILRQNVTMTLRGKSDETGRWGIANLVEPIVGHVRSESPEERAGLKAGDKIIACNGQRIANNYDLLVALGNRRETVLTIQREGTERTISFTAASKEDGSGSFQFSLQERTRIQAGASFSLLRGTSTALRLLRQTTATLWAVLRGSTTDVRQELTGTGRAALMIGDIATLGLESNTESGFRSLWYLLGIVSVSIAVGNLIPLPAFDGGQMVIAIAEMLTRKRLSPRTYWVLQLVGMVSVVLIFLLMSYVDFKHLYLVKLKPMLHK; via the coding sequence ATGCTTCTCCTGAAGTATCTGATCGGGTATGTCGGCATCGGTGTCGTGGTGATCTTCCACGAACTGGGCCATTTGATCGTCGCGCGGCTCTGTGGCATTTCCGTGGAAATCTTCAGTTTCGGATTCGGTCCGAAACTCTGGGGCACCAAGGCGGGGAAGACAGAATTCCGGCTCTCGTTGATCCCCTTCGGCGGGTACTGCAGGATGAAAGGGAGCGATGACCTGCAACGAGCCTTGGAAACCAAGTCCAAGACGTTCGGACGCTCTGAAGCAGGATCGCTGTTTTCCGTGGAACCGTACAAACGGCTGTTCACCTATGCGGCAGGACCCCTCTTCAACCTGTTCCTCGCCGCCATCATCTATGCCGTTCTTGCAAGCGTCCCCGTCAACGTGCTCAGCACTCCGGCGGCCATCGTCACGGTAAACGACTACCCCACCCTGTTCCAGAACGCGGACAGCCCCGCGTACGCAAGCGGACTGAGAAGTGGAGACCTCGTCCTGGCCTTTGATGACATCCCCGTCCGTGATTACCAGCAACTTGAGGAACTCCTTGCGTCAGCGACGCGGGAAAGCCATCGGTTCACCATTCTGCGCCAGAATGTCACGATGACGCTTCGAGGGAAAAGTGATGAAACCGGCCGCTGGGGGATCGCCAATCTGGTGGAGCCGATCGTCGGTCATGTCCGGTCGGAAAGCCCGGAAGAACGAGCAGGACTCAAGGCTGGTGACAAGATCATCGCCTGCAACGGACAGCGGATCGCCAACAACTATGATCTCCTTGTCGCGTTGGGGAACCGGCGGGAAACCGTCCTGACCATCCAACGAGAGGGGACGGAACGAACTATTTCGTTCACCGCGGCCAGCAAGGAAGACGGCTCCGGTTCCTTCCAGTTCAGTCTGCAGGAACGCACGCGAATCCAAGCGGGAGCTTCATTCTCCCTGCTGCGTGGGACCTCTACGGCGCTTCGTCTGCTTCGGCAAACCACGGCGACCCTTTGGGCGGTGCTCCGTGGCTCCACCACCGATGTACGGCAGGAGTTGACGGGAACCGGCAGGGCGGCGCTTATGATCGGGGATATCGCGACACTGGGATTGGAGAGCAATACGGAAAGCGGATTCCGTTCCCTGTGGTATCTCCTCGGGATCGTCAGCGTTTCCATCGCAGTGGGCAATCTGATTCCCCTTCCGGCGTTCGATGGCGGCCAGATGGTGATCGCCATCGCCGAGATGCTCACACGAAAACGCCT
- the aroE gene encoding shikimate dehydrogenase produces MLCLTLTEPTIAKDLEVLERNRRYVSLAELRLDCLLPEEIKDASGFPKKAGLPVILTFRRTSDGGKCSLTDKARMDILAAVSEGPFSYVDIEEDVKKRDLKIKREDRTIDLEASLKARGIRIIRSLHDFEGVPADLFGRISKMAARGDIPKVAVTPQSMLDVITIFRIHDELREIKEKIIIGMGPWGVCTRILYKRCGSMLSFCSDNEAAPGQLSAQKMKELYRADAVTDQTHVYGVIGNPVLQTKSPEIHNPGFHAIHYNAIYVPFQVDSVRAFFKLAELLPIYGFSVTIPHKRNVLPYLGRITREVKQIGSCNTVVHIQNMWKGINTDYYGFLEPIMTWISDGSIKSALVIGAGGASRAVVWALRNHDVKVTIVNRTVEHAQALAMETMSAFDSVDHLGAYSGTVDLVVQTTSVGMEPHSQDDAAKGYLFSGKEIAFDLVYKPRETVFLRRAKEAGCRTVSGALMLFEQGKLQFEAFTGYHYPGNLHPVI; encoded by the coding sequence ATGCTTTGTCTGACGTTGACTGAACCAACCATCGCGAAAGACCTTGAGGTACTTGAGCGCAACAGGCGGTATGTATCGCTGGCCGAACTGAGGCTTGACTGCCTTCTGCCGGAAGAGATCAAGGATGCGTCCGGTTTTCCCAAGAAAGCCGGCCTGCCGGTGATCCTCACCTTCCGGCGCACCAGTGATGGCGGAAAATGCTCCTTGACGGACAAGGCGCGGATGGACATCCTCGCTGCTGTTTCCGAAGGTCCGTTCTCCTACGTGGATATCGAAGAGGACGTCAAGAAACGGGATCTGAAGATCAAGCGGGAGGACCGGACGATCGACTTGGAGGCCAGCCTGAAGGCGAGGGGTATCCGCATCATCCGGTCGTTGCATGATTTTGAAGGGGTTCCTGCCGATCTGTTCGGAAGGATCTCCAAAATGGCCGCCCGTGGGGACATTCCCAAAGTCGCCGTCACGCCGCAGTCCATGCTGGATGTGATCACCATCTTCCGCATCCATGACGAGCTCAGGGAAATCAAGGAGAAAATCATCATCGGGATGGGGCCGTGGGGTGTCTGCACACGGATCCTGTACAAACGGTGCGGCTCGATGCTTTCGTTCTGCTCGGACAACGAAGCGGCGCCGGGACAACTCTCAGCCCAAAAGATGAAGGAACTGTATCGGGCCGACGCCGTCACCGACCAGACCCATGTGTACGGTGTCATCGGCAATCCCGTCCTGCAGACGAAGAGCCCGGAGATCCATAACCCAGGGTTCCACGCCATCCATTACAACGCCATTTACGTCCCGTTCCAGGTGGACAGCGTCCGCGCGTTCTTCAAGTTGGCGGAACTGCTCCCCATCTACGGTTTTTCCGTCACCATCCCCCATAAGCGGAATGTGCTTCCCTACTTGGGGAGGATCACCCGGGAGGTGAAGCAGATCGGTTCCTGCAACACCGTCGTCCACATCCAGAACATGTGGAAGGGGATCAATACCGATTACTATGGCTTCCTGGAACCGATTATGACCTGGATTTCCGACGGGTCGATCAAAAGCGCGCTGGTCATTGGAGCCGGAGGGGCGAGCAGGGCGGTGGTATGGGCGCTGCGCAACCATGACGTCAAGGTGACGATCGTCAACCGGACGGTGGAGCATGCCCAGGCGCTTGCCATGGAAACGATGAGCGCCTTTGACAGCGTGGATCACCTGGGCGCCTACAGTGGTACCGTGGATCTGGTGGTGCAGACCACCAGCGTCGGCATGGAACCCCACAGCCAGGATGACGCGGCGAAGGGGTATCTGTTCAGTGGCAAGGAAATTGCGTTCGATCTGGTGTACAAACCACGGGAAACGGTCTTCCTCCGCCGGGCGAAGGAAGCCGGGTGCCGGACGGTCAGTGGTGCGCTCATGCTGTTTGAGCAAGGCAAACTGCAGTTTGAGGCGTTCACCGGCTACCATTACCCGGGCAATCTCCATCCGGTCATCTGA
- the tsf gene encoding translation elongation factor Ts, translated as MQISAAQVKQLRDATGAGMMDCKNALVKANGNFDEADKILKEMGLAAVAKRQDRATDNGRVFIKNNGKAVVMLMVTCETDFVASNDKFIALGEELCDMVLEKGYTEINDELSAKVNSLIAIIKENMKLEKLYVLPLKAGHYAATYIHGAGQMGVVVEFASDKPEVFDNPTVKEFTNDCALHVAAFTPSHLTLKEVPQSYIDEQMEIFRVQVKDLDKPENVKEGIIRGKLNKHLGEICLMNQPFVKDETMSVEKKLAAVSKEVGANISLVSYKYFVAGLK; from the coding sequence ATGCAGATCAGTGCTGCCCAAGTAAAACAACTGCGCGACGCCACGGGCGCCGGCATGATGGATTGCAAGAACGCTTTGGTAAAGGCAAACGGCAATTTCGATGAAGCTGACAAGATCCTCAAGGAGATGGGCCTGGCTGCCGTCGCCAAACGGCAGGACCGCGCCACGGACAACGGCCGCGTGTTCATCAAGAACAACGGCAAGGCCGTCGTCATGCTGATGGTCACCTGTGAGACGGATTTCGTCGCTTCCAATGACAAGTTCATCGCGTTGGGTGAAGAACTGTGCGACATGGTGCTGGAGAAAGGCTATACGGAGATCAACGACGAGCTGTCCGCAAAGGTGAACAGCCTGATCGCCATCATCAAGGAGAACATGAAGCTGGAGAAGCTGTATGTTCTCCCGCTGAAAGCCGGTCACTACGCCGCCACCTACATCCATGGCGCGGGCCAGATGGGTGTCGTCGTGGAGTTCGCTTCCGACAAACCGGAAGTGTTCGACAATCCGACGGTGAAGGAATTCACCAATGACTGCGCCCTGCACGTAGCCGCCTTTACTCCCAGTCATCTGACGCTGAAGGAAGTCCCCCAGAGCTATATCGATGAGCAGATGGAGATCTTCCGCGTTCAGGTGAAGGATCTGGACAAGCCGGAGAATGTCAAGGAAGGGATCATCCGTGGGAAGCTGAACAAGCACCTTGGTGAGATCTGCTTGATGAACCAGCCGTTCGTAAAGGACGAGACGATGAGTGTCGAGAAGAAACTCGCCGCCGTATCCAAGGAAGTTGGTGCGAACATTTCATTGGTAAGCTACAAATATTTTGTTGCTGGCTTGAAGTAA
- the frr gene encoding ribosome recycling factor translates to MAEVLQNCEEKMKKSVESLKNDYDGLRTGRASASVLEKIRVDYYGVPTPINQVASISVPEARSIVIQPWDKSVLPALERAIQTSDLGLPPNNDGKLIRLVFPPLTEDRRKQLAKNAKAMAENSRISIRNIRREGMDELKKLAKGGEISEDEQKDLENKLQKMTDSYILKIGEVADSKEKEIMEV, encoded by the coding sequence ATGGCTGAAGTATTGCAGAATTGTGAAGAGAAGATGAAGAAGAGCGTGGAGAGTCTGAAAAACGACTATGACGGACTGAGAACGGGAAGAGCGTCCGCGTCCGTCCTGGAGAAGATCCGGGTCGATTACTATGGCGTCCCCACTCCGATCAACCAGGTGGCGTCGATCAGCGTACCGGAAGCCCGTTCCATCGTGATCCAACCATGGGACAAGAGTGTGCTTCCCGCCTTGGAGCGCGCCATCCAGACAAGTGATCTGGGGCTCCCGCCGAACAATGACGGCAAGTTGATCCGTCTGGTATTCCCGCCGCTCACCGAAGACCGCCGCAAGCAGTTGGCGAAAAACGCCAAAGCAATGGCGGAGAACTCCCGAATTTCCATCCGGAACATCCGACGGGAAGGCATGGATGAGCTGAAGAAGCTTGCCAAGGGTGGAGAGATCAGCGAGGATGAGCAGAAGGATCTGGAGAACAAACTGCAGAAAATGACCGATTCGTACATTCTGAAAATCGGTGAAGTGGCGGACTCCAAGGAAAAAGAGATCATGGAGGTATGA
- a CDS encoding phosphatidate cytidylyltransferase: MNSLLKRCLTAVIAIPAIFVLIYVLPQYNHLAFALLAFFASLLGTYEMRDLVTKATGQAPYLGFWVPPLLIFAAWAETFFEPLPITDFVLLFLALLAFSMEIIQGEKDAFKGSMNRVASSALLLLYPSFFFTFLIKVSELEWEGNPNYSTFLLLLYFLLVFGNDTFAYIFGMAFGKHNRGVLKVSPNKSIAGFVGGGVVSMMLSVVYCRYIALGVNWWESLILGLVISFSSNVGDLVESAFKRSAGVKDSSNIVPGRGGFLDSIDSLLASAPVFWVLFVIFKA, encoded by the coding sequence ATGAACTCTTTGTTGAAACGTTGCCTGACCGCGGTCATCGCGATCCCCGCCATTTTTGTCCTGATCTACGTGCTTCCCCAATACAACCACCTCGCATTCGCCCTGTTGGCGTTTTTCGCGTCCCTGCTGGGGACGTATGAGATGCGTGATCTGGTCACCAAAGCAACCGGTCAGGCTCCGTATCTGGGATTTTGGGTTCCTCCCCTTTTGATCTTCGCCGCGTGGGCGGAAACCTTTTTCGAGCCGCTTCCCATCACCGATTTCGTACTGCTGTTTCTGGCACTCCTGGCCTTTTCCATGGAGATCATCCAAGGAGAGAAGGATGCGTTCAAAGGCTCGATGAACCGAGTGGCGTCTTCCGCGCTCCTGTTACTCTATCCGAGCTTTTTCTTTACGTTCCTGATCAAAGTCAGTGAGCTGGAATGGGAGGGCAACCCCAATTACAGCACGTTCCTGCTCCTCCTGTATTTCCTGCTGGTGTTTGGAAACGACACGTTCGCCTACATCTTCGGGATGGCGTTCGGGAAACATAACCGCGGTGTGCTGAAGGTCAGCCCCAACAAGAGCATCGCAGGCTTCGTCGGTGGAGGCGTCGTCTCCATGATGCTTTCCGTCGTGTACTGCCGGTACATTGCCCTTGGGGTGAACTGGTGGGAAAGCCTGATCCTCGGGCTGGTGATCAGCTTCAGCTCCAATGTCGGGGATCTGGTGGAAAGCGCGTTCAAGCGTTCCGCAGGAGTGAAGGACAGCAGCAATATCGTCCCGGGTCGGGGAGGCTTCCTTGATTCGATCGATTCCCTTCTTGCCAGCGCTCCGGTCTTCTGGGTGCTGTTCGTCATCTTCAAGGCATGA